The Epinephelus lanceolatus isolate andai-2023 chromosome 16, ASM4190304v1, whole genome shotgun sequence nucleotide sequence ATTCATGGAGCTTTAAAGAGTGCTTAATTAACTAATTTTgcataaatgtgtttaaatctTTAATCGTCTTTAAATTCCACTAAAACTGCACAGAATGGACGGTACTACAGCGTCGCTTGTGTTGAAACATCTCTGTACTGTGTGTCTCCCTTCCACCATCTCAGCTTCCGGTCCCTCATCCCGAAGATCTCAGCGGATGATTTATGTAGCAGTGTTGCTCTGTGACCTCAAAATCCGCCCCATCCATACCGCACCTGTCACTGCGCCACTGCCTGCGTGCTTACTGAAAACCAAGCCATCCGTGCAAAATGGCAATTTTCCACCCACCtagagaatgaaaaaaaaaaggacccaATCCATTCAGAGGCAAAAGTAGGAAATTCTATGATATGTAGAGCAGGTGTgcgagggctcggtgctccACTAACGAGGGAGCTGAACTGCACGCACCGCTGACCACAACATCTGTCGTTTGTAGGGATGCAGAGTTTGGTTTTTACCTCTGCAACACAGTTTGCACAGCAAGAGACAGCAGATGATAAAGCGCTTAAGATGGATACAGATGGAAGGGACCAGGCCCGGTTTCAGCTGGGGGGCAAAGAGTTCCCATGCTGTGGCTTGGTAGCATATGATGCATGAGAATCCAGCAGGGAATAGCAAAAGAGTTATGCTTGTCTGTCTGGACCCAAGGTGAGGCCCGGTCTGACCCACTTCACCATCCCAGGTGGAAACCCTAACGAGCTCATCAGGCCTAACGAAGCTTAACAAGCTTCTAATTGGCAGCGTTATGATGTCCCCGAAGGTCAGAGTGCAGGTTTCTTTGCCAGCAGCAGGACAGGCTGCCACTTCCTGCCAACAGCACGTCACGTGATCCACTAATGTCCCTCTGTGTAAACAAAGTCGTGAAAGGACAAGAGGAAGTTCTTACATAAGCAGAAGCAAGAGTTTGTTAAGCTAAAGAGGAAAATTACGCACAAATGCAGCAGAACCAACTCTGTAGAGATACTTTAATTTATCAACCTGTCTGCCAGAACTAAAAGCTCAGCAGTGTAGCACAAGAAAGCAGTGATTTTGTTTATCTGTAAACATGTGATGATGTGCATCGGACTATTCAAATACAAGAACTACAATATAGGACTGCAGGTTGTTAAAGTGAAAACAAAGGTTGTGAATGATGCAGAGGAGGCAAAGTAATAAGACAGGTTTTACATCAGCTTTTGATGTTATACCCACAGCTTTAATACTGAGGACAGGTTATAACTGGAAAAAGATAGCTCACGCTGAAGAGAGGTGCTCTGACTACACTGAAAAGAAAAGATTCTCTGGTGTAATGCTGACACCTAGTGGTCACAGTGAAAAGGTACAGCTCTAAAAGCAAAACTTAAGCAATAAATTCTACTAACACGTATTTATAGGATGATTTTGAATCATCACCTGGATTGATTTCTTGTGATCAGGCAGGATGTccacaggtatcagacactttaattttgatttaataCTTCTTATGACATTTTCAAGATGTTTTTAAGACAAATTAAGACTGacttttggacaaatcatctttCTTATTCAAGCATTTGCAGGCAAGTAAAAGCAGTCCCATGCAGAGGAAGGTTTTATGTGGGAATATTATTAGACAATGGTAGGTTTAAAAATTTGAATCAGAAATGTGGACGTTAATGCAAAAGAGCTTGACACATTTTGTCATAAATAAGGTAAAAGATGGATCAATTAGATAAAAGATTTGTGGCAATTATTAAGACCTCAAAACTTGGGAGGGTTGATGGTTCACCTTTGAGGGGAAACAATGTGAATTTAAACCGTGAAGATGGAGGGTGGATGAGTAGGTTTATAATGTATTTTGTCTGCGGTGTGATTTTCTGTCATGATGCTCCTTTAAGTCATTGTGCTTTTAAAATtcccaataaaaatcaaaaggcCTCATATTTatgaaactgaatttttttagactttttaaaGGACCTGCAGACCCTTACCAACCTACCCATCCACACCCTTATCAACCAACATATAGAAATTCCATATAAACCATATCAGACAAATTAAGAGCTGTGGTAGAAATCCTTTATCAGTCTTGCAGACAAAGAGTGACCTATGTACATGGAGGACTGTTGATTCAACAAGGACAAAgtgaaagacacaaaaatgtaaGGTTAGAGTGTACTTACAAATCAAAGAATGAACAGTAAAATCATATTTGCACAGTACAGATCTGTCAAGTAACTGTCTTACAAGGCTTATAGGACAACTTTACAAGTTTGACTCAACAACAGGAATAAATGCCCGGAAAAGCACTTGAATGAGACAAACATTAGGCAGAATTCCCACAAAGATTAAGCCTAATGCTCCAAAAGCAGGAGGTAATACCcacataaaagaaaaaggtgaaGTAAGTAAGGCAGTTAACTAGACTCTCTCACAAAGATTAATGAATTAAGTAGTAGTAAATGGTATAAAAGCACATTTTAACCAACATTTATACCTCTGACAGCTTCATTTACTGACTGAATTCAAGCGAATGTGTTGGATTTAAAGAAAACTATGATCTACTATGTAAAACAAAGTACTGACAAAACCCGTGTATGCCACACCTTTGAAAATCTCTCCTttcagcaaaaaaagaaaaaaaaatcaaaccatGCCAGAGGAGAGGACGCAAAGCtttgaaataaagataaatgttCTTAAAAGTAATTTACAAGTGAACAGCAGGCGGTCAGGTCACTCTGATGTTGCACACAGGGTTGTAAGGCGATTCTGTCaagaagaagggaaaaaaaaacccacacaattaaaagagtaaaagcacatgcaaatatttcacaccTAAAGAAATGAATCAACTTTTCaaaattttttctgttttcatctgATTATTTTATAACAGAACTTGTGTAGACAGGAAGTTTTGTGagaatgaaagagagaaaaccCGTTAtcaaaaatattcatttatgTGAAAGCAAAACAGATCCACAGTGACACTCCAGCAGTGAGTAATATACCTGCAGCAGCCGAATGCTCTTCAGAGCGGTGTCATCCAGTAGAGACAGGTCCACTGAGTCCATCTGACTGGCCAGTAGCTGAATGCTCTGGATCAAAACATTAGAAGACATTTGTTTGGTTAATTAcccacaggtcagaggtcatatAATAACTTATTCACAGTggtgttaaaataaatataggTCTAACAAACAGAGACGAGACAGAAATACTTGAAGATCCTTAGTACTATCATTTCATGGAGTAATATTACAGTAAGAATTAAGATTCTTACTGTAATAGATTTTGTTATTTGAATAAAACGCTGTCCTGTAGGCTCCAGAAGTCTGAGCCCAGCGGACCGAACACTCACCTCTCCATTTCCGATGGGGACGTTGATGACAATATCCTCATTCCCTGCTGCAATGGGAGAGCCGTTGACTGAAATGCTATAAACCCTCTCTTTGTGGCGGGGAATCCTCACGGCGGGGGTCTTGGGAAGCCTGAGGAAATTTAGATTGAATGGTGAGTATTATGAACCCCCCACTGTGTGCAATGTCTTCTGATTTAAAAGAGGATCCAAGAGAGTAAAAACTGCACTAGGTGCTCCATTACAGCAGCGTTTCAAATGAGCAAGATAGCTGTGAGAACAAGTCTCCAGTGCCCACATAATGTGTAACACATAACGATGCTAAATCCACTTGCAGATCAGATCTATAAAAGCAAAGGAGCAAGTGCTTTAAAGATCAATCTGAGATTTAATGTAATAACAGTACAGGAATTTCTGCCTCAGTGTTAAATACTGAATATAGCACATAAAGGCACACGCAGATGTACGTAGTACACTGCTGGGTTAAACATTCTCTTGCTTGCAATTTAACAGTTTCACATGTTGCTGCCAGGTTCTTATTCACTCTATTTGGGTGGTGTAGTTTAACCTCAACAACTAGGCAACCCTTCTCCAGCCATCCTTTGTTCCACAAACAGGGAGAATGGTGGCTATAATTTAACAGAATAACTAGCATAGTGCCGCAGTGACTATAATGGCTACTCACCTTGGGTCAAAACGCGGAGTGATGAGGGGAGTGGGGCCCATCATCAAAGAAGAATCCAGCATACTCCTGGCAGGAGTGACCAGTGGCTTTCTGGTCGATCTGAATCCAGATAGAGACATGTTAGTACGACATTACTGGGCTACTGAACTTAAGGTGTACAAAACGCTAAAGAAACAAAGGTCGCACCGTCTGATGGAGGTGTTCTGCTTGTTGACTGCCAGCGCCTTTGCTCTTTTTGATGTAGTCGGGGGCTTCCTTGTTGCTTTCCCCTGAATTAGGAACAAGCAGTTAAACACCATAAAGTGAAAGTACATTAATGACATTACATAGCAGTCATCTTCTCTGTTCATtcaataatgctctcaaactctTCAGCCATGTTTTCTTCCTCTAATGCATGTGTGAATTAAAATCAGACATTACCTTCCTTGTTGTGCTCGGGGTGTTTTCATCCTCTGGACCGGATTTGGcttcaccttttttctttgttgctaTGAGAGACAAAATAAACAGGGATGAAATCCACTTCAAAAGTTGATTAATTTTGATAAATTTTAGCTTTTTAAAGCTAAAATTTTTGTCCAAATTGAAAAAATTTGTTCAGCCGATGCCACGTAGAATCGGCATTAGTGCTTCAATATACTTGTTTggttaaaaaataagaaaatacaaaaagaaaatacaaaaagtagTTTTAACATACTTTTCTTGACTGATTTCAGAAGGACTGCGTGGTCCTCAGCCACAACGCTGTCAACGATAGCAGCTTCCTCTTGTCTCTGTTAACAGACACGTCGATCGAGAACTTAATGAGTGTTTAGTACAGCACAGTATGTGTGCCTGCACAAGCCAAGAGATTCTGACACTTGTGACACACTGTGAATCATGACAGACAACATGACATTATGAGAAAGATAATCAACTCACCTTTATATTATCCACCTCTGGTGACTTTGGTTTCTCACACTCTACAGAAAAAGAGGGGGGATTTGATGGTGTTTAAAAGGGATAAACAATACGCATAGTGCCAGTGCAGATCAACTGTTTTACAAGTAACAGACTCTGTGTAACAAGGAACAAGTCTCTGTGGCCCAGTTGCAACATTTCTTCAAACAACCTTCACAGAATTGGGATTTGGGTTTCATTATTCTGAGAACGTTTGTGTTCACTCACTTAAATGTTCCAACCAGGCCATTTGCCTGACAGCCTTGGGGAGCTTAATTACTGCCATGTTGTAGCTGTTGTCAACATCTTTCAGCAACTGGTTGATCCTCTCTTTCAGCTGTCCAACTCTGGTCTTCACTGTCAAAACAGAGCAAGAGTTTTAGATCACACTACCCAGTAGTTTATGGCCCTTTCATGATGATGCATTACTGGCAAGACTggacaatatattgatattatgatatgagactagatattgtctCAGATTTAAGTGTTGCCTTTTCCTGGCAGCATTACAGTAacgtgatgtaattttctgaacttaccaaaCTGTTCCAGCTGTTCTATTGTTATTTGTCTTTACTCACTTAGGTATTATATCCACAGTACTTATGAttatctataaaaaaaaatctcattgtgtgaaGTTTTTGTAAAAGCAGCAATATTTAACCCTACATTGTCACGCAATATCAATATGTATCAAGGCATCTAgtcaaaaatattgcaatatttgaTTTTATCCATGTTGCCCAGTCTTAATTAGTAATAATAATCCAATAAAAAATTAACTTGATACTATAACCTGATTTCTGCTGATTACAGATTTATCAGTTTGAGCATATGTTGACCagtaaattacaaaaaaaattgcagtaCAAAAGGTCAGTGGAGACACTATTGCTATTACAGTTTGTTGAACAGAGGATACTGCTTTATTTGTCCGGCTCAGTACATATCTTGTCACAATTCATTGCTAACAATGTTATAATGGtatattgtgtttgtgtatgttcaACCAGTGTCTAGTGTCCAGTGTCAATATCTGTATCGCCCCATAAATTCTGTCTGTAACATTATGTAATCTGCATACCAAACCATGGTATGGTCCTAAGGGTAGTGTACACAGCAATATACAGTAAGCCTGCCTGGGATTGATGGTCATTTCTACTCAAGTCAAACAAGCCATTTATGGATGGTCTTTCTTCTACTTCTATATCTGATCTCAGAGGTTTTGACTCAGATGAAAGTAGGACACTTGATCTTTTTCTCCAGAAATTGAAGGTTGGAATCTCTGGGAGCTAAATATAGTATGGATTTAATAATAACTGTGAACAACTGGGGATACTGGGCATGAATTGGATCAATGTATATAAGAAGTATCTTTTAATTTCATTATGATGTGTCTCTCATTGTGTAAGTGCAGTGCCTTATttcattttggtcattttttttatcc carries:
- the cdca8 gene encoding borealin is translated as MAPRKRTTKQRKNNPKTAKLEAFLEDFDSEVKTRVGQLKERINQLLKDVDNSYNMAVIKLPKAVRQMAWLEHLKCEKPKSPEVDNIKRQEEAAIVDSVVAEDHAVLLKSVKKTTKKKGEAKSGPEDENTPSTTRKGKATRKPPTTSKRAKALAVNKQNTSIRRSTRKPLVTPARSMLDSSLMMGPTPLITPRFDPRLPKTPAVRIPRHKERVYSISVNGSPIAAGNEDIVINVPIGNGESIQLLASQMDSVDLSLLDDTALKSIRLLQNRLTTLCATSE